One stretch of Gallus gallus isolate bGalGal1 chromosome 37 unlocalized genomic scaffold, bGalGal1.mat.broiler.GRCg7b 37_unloc4, whole genome shotgun sequence DNA includes these proteins:
- the LOC121108792 gene encoding coiled-coil domain-containing protein 81-like: protein MSSGMAGANKEQPAGTRRNRMSFCEDGPAVRRASIPTCTDTEGTRLHSHHRSAAAANLGTQTTLSICHLTPAWQREGCREAAGAECDPLFLCPPERVAVWDAVAAYVQEHLLVQKGVWIPTFGSFDTISRDIRTEDGTVTLRWPVFHLSGNLIAVHHLKPRRESLPAHRKLEPLKSSEVAAAASVTWQTAQACIQSTVSLLSGCLKNGENVAVVFKDIGVLHIDGLTFHMKFYYDFLEKLSGKEKFRKALLKAPWLLDMVVSRAAPVASLALSGCLVVFPKFQMEFVPKPPPGICRRSSGGIPAEGKPKEEEALPPLAQGKKVRFAGKPTFIKRLSSDSLDGGKLRRIRSLLRKESSTSSLLPAIPGVPEEQKQPLTCQLQGQAETDSQEDLGRAPGTKHVSFREEEQEAEKAHRVAAVLKLPKANESFSNDSRPSSRAQSSPSQASQGTPSRLPLLACDSVRLLRRRAKKSRQKEPEEMEASTSQAEASQPQESSADRAGFLPPINEETQSPQRQPPNSKAPSRRKGTHYPR, encoded by the exons atgagctccggcATGGCTGGCGCCAACAAGGAGCAACCCGCTGGCACGAGGCGGAACAGGATGAGCTTCTGCGAGGATGGCCCCGCAGTGAGGCGTGCCTCCATACCCACCTGCACCGACACCGAAGGTACACggctccacagccaccacaggagcgctgctgcagccaatCTTGGCACGCAGACGACACTTTCCATCTGCCACCTCACTCCCGCCTGGCAGCGGGAGGGCTGCCGGGAAGCGGCAGGTGCAGAGTGTGACCCgcttttcctttgccctccagagcgagttgccgtctgggatgcggtggccgcCTACGTACAagagcacctcctggtgcagaag GGGGTCTGGATTCCCACCTTCGGAtcctttgacaccatctccaGAGACATCAGGACTGAGGACGGGACAGTGACTCTGCGGTGGCCCGTCTTTCACTTGTCTGGAAACCTCATAGCCGTGCACCACCTCAAGCCCCGCAGGGAGTCCCTGCCAG cccataggAAGCTGGAGCCGCTCAAGAGCAGCGAGGTGGCCgcagctgcctctgtgacctggcagacAGCGCAGGCTtgcatccaaagcaccgtgtccctgctctctggctgcctgAAGAATGGGGAGAACGTTGCCGTTGTCTTCAAGGACATTGGAGTGCTCCACATCGATGGACTGACCTTCCACATGAAATTCTATTACGACTTCCTTGAGAAGCTGTCAGGGAAAGAGAAGTTCAGGAAAGCTCTTCTCAAG gccccctggctgctggacatgGTGGTGTCCCGAGCGGCACCGGTGGCCTCCCTGGCACTCTCTGGCTGCCTCGTCGTCTTTCCCAA GTTTCAAATGGAGTTTGTCCCCAAACCACCACCTGGGATATGCCGCAGGTCCTCAGGAGGCATCCCTGCGGAGGGGAAAccaaaggaagaggaggctttgccacctctcgcccagggcaagaaag TGAGATTTGCTGGCAAGCCAACCTTCATCAAACGCTTGAGCTCGGACAGTCTAGATGGAGGAAAACTCCGAAGGATAAGGAGCTTACTGCGCAAGGAGAGCTCTAcgtccag tctgctgccagccatccctggagtgcctgaagaacaaaagcagccgctgacctgccagctgcagggccaggcagaaACCGACAGCCAAGAAGACCTGGGCCGAGCCCCGGGAACCAAACACGTGAGCTTCCGTGAGGAAGAACAGGAAGCGGAAAAAGCCCATCGTGTGGCTGCGGTGCTGAAGTTGCCCAAAGCCAACGAATCTTTCAGCAATGATTCCAGACCTTCCTCAAGGGCTCAGTCCAGCCCGTCGCAGGCATCGCAAGGCACTCCATCCCGGCTTCCACTTCTGGCATGTGACTCAGTCAGACTTCTCAGGCGCAGGGCTaagaagagcaggcagaaagaacCTGAGGAGATGGAAGCATCAACATCTCAGGCTGAGGCCAGCCAGCCGCAGGAGTCctctgctgacagagctggattTCTGCCACCGATAAACGAAGAAACACAGTCTCCTCAGCGTCAGCCTCCAAACAGCAAAGCCCCATCGCGCAGGAAGGGCACACACTACCCACGCTGA
- the LOC121108783 gene encoding uncharacterized protein LOC121108783, with translation MFPCFLTPLSSASALLFCSSFFPHSFSICPPLRLSLLFYPPCSFLCILTLLLFLFPCIILTPFPSASALLFCWILFPVARLVFILHLHSSSTALSSLYPLSSFFCLYTPLCFALSPVFSLVFLLTALLFCSLLFPSSEESRRGFLSKAQSKRHGGIESARPKVKEEGWSFDGECFCYGLQSLWCIFLFLQDLLCFVALSLGRPSGGDGWSSGWIRKWLDGGTQGAAVGGSVSKWSAVTSGVPQGSVLGVVMEADPLNILIGDRESGIVCTLVVCAGDTELSGAGEALEGRDGIQRDVESLRGGPMPA, from the coding sequence atgtttccctgcttcctcactcctctttcttctgcatcggctctactcttctgctcttctttcttccctcactcCTTTTCCATCTGCCCACCTCTTAggctctcccttcttttctatcctccctgctctttcctctgcattctcactcttcTCCTGTTCTTATTCCCCTGCATCATCctcactccttttccctctgcatcagcactgctcttctgttggattttgtttcctgttgccaGACTTGTCtttattctgcatctgcactcctcttctactgctctttcttctctgtatcctctctcctctttcttctgcctctacactcctctctgctttgctttgtcccccgtattctcacttgtctttcttctgactgctctcctcttctgctctttgttgttCCCAAGTTCAGAAGAAAGCCGGAGAGGATTTCTGtccaaagcacagagcaagcGGCATGGAGGAATTGAATCGGCACGGCccaaagtgaaagaagagggaTGGTCGTTTGATGGAGAGTGCTTTTGTTACGGCCTGCAGAGCCTTTGGTGcatctttttattccttcaggatttgttatgttttgtagCACTAAGCTTAGGCCGTCCTTCTGGGGGTGATGGGTGGAGCAGTGGCTGGATAAGGAAGTGGCTGGATGGTGGCACTCAGGGAGCTGCAGTCGgtggctcagtgtccaagtggagcGCGGTGACGAGCGGCGTTCctcagggctcagtgctgggagtgGTGATGGAAGCGGATCCCTTGAACATCTTGATAGGCGACAGGGAGAGTGGGATCGTGTGCACCCTTGTCGTGTGTGCAGGCGATActgagctgagtggtgcaggtGAGGCGttagagggaagggatggtATTCAGAGGGACGTGGAGAGCCTtagaggtgggcccatgccagcGTGA